Within the Natranaeroarchaeum sulfidigenes genome, the region TGATCGTGATCTCGGAGTTGGTGCGAATCTCTGATCCACTGACCTGAATTATCAAGTCGAAACCGTCGGCCTGTACTACCGAGTAGAAATCGCGCAAGAACTCCTTGAGGCTCACGTAGGCGATCGTCGTCGGATCATCTCGATACACGGTTGGGTACAGGTTCCAGAGACAGGTCAAGAAATACCAGTGGAAAATGAACGGGAGGATGCGATCGTGAATCAATACTCCGTAGGTCTCGTCGGACCGACTGTTAGGTGCGAAACAGACCCGGTGTCGATCGAGAATTACCAGGAAGGGTCCGGGGATCGAACACAGGCGCAGTTCTGAGACGGCCCCGTCCAGCATCCGGTCGTCGATCGGTACGTCGCTGTGATCCTCAAGATACAGTGTCGTTCTGACGATGACACCTCTATCCCGGGCGTCCCTGAGCTCCGGGAACAACTTCCGGAGTTGGGACGGTGTCGCAGCGATCTCGACGACTGTATCCGCATCTTTGACTCCGGCGAGTGCCTGTTCAACTGCGCTTTTGGGATGTTTTGTGACACTGATTCGATAATCGACCGTATCCGGCTCTCGGTATCGTTCCTCGATCTCTTCGGCTGCGTCAGCCAACAGTTCTCCACGGGCGGTAAGATCCTCAAACACCGTTTCCGGCGGCTCCGGCTGGGCGTACAGCTTCTCTTGGTCCATCGTCTCGATATACTCACGATCTTCAAGCTCACGCAGGACAGTGTATATTTGAGATGACGGGACAGAACACTTCCGGGCGATTTCGACCGCCGGTGC harbors:
- a CDS encoding TrmB family transcriptional regulator — translated: MDRERVRQALKYAGLTEYQADAYLTLLDLGTAPAVEIARKCSVPSSQIYTVLRELEDREYIETMDQEKLYAQPEPPETVFEDLTARGELLADAAEEIEERYREPDTVDYRISVTKHPKSAVEQALAGVKDADTVVEIAATPSQLRKLFPELRDARDRGVIVRTTLYLEDHSDVPIDDRMLDGAVSELRLCSIPGPFLVILDRHRVCFAPNSRSDETYGVLIHDRILPFIFHWYFLTCLWNLYPTVYRDDPTTIAYVSLKEFLRDFYSVVQADGFDLIIQVSGSEIRTNSEITITGRVESMTYPQQRLHDPQPSLTELATYATMVLDTGDEMVSVGGWAAVYEDINARRVDVLNIEYTG